The genomic window CCAGCTCATTGAGCTTGCCGAACTCCTCGGCGCGCCGGTCATGACCACCCTCATGGGAAAGTCGGCCGTGCCCCAGTCCTTCAAATACCACCTTGGGATGATAGGGATGCATGGCGCCAAGGTAGCGGTGGATACCCTTAAATCGGCGGATGTCATCTTTGCCGTGGGCGCCCGATTCGGGGACAGGGCGGTCTTGTCATATGAGAAATTCACCGACCTCGCCAAGTTCATCCAAATAGATATCGACCCCGCCGAGATAGAAAAGACCGTTAAGGTGGATATCCCGATAGTGGGCGACGCAAAGAACGTGCTCACGGAGCTGATCAAAAGGCTTAAGGAGGACGGGTCGGTTACGGAGAGAAAGAAGAAAAAGCCGGTGAGAAATCTTGAGACATACGACAGCGACAACGGCATGAGCATCCCCGCAATAGTCGAGATCCTCTCGGAGATGGGGGGCGATTTCATCGTGGCCACTGACGTAGGCAGACACCAGATCTGGGCCGCCAAGTACTACAACAGTCCAGGGCTCGACAGGGGGGGGTTCATCACGTCCGGTGGTTTGGGGACGATGGGCTTCGGCTTTCCCGCCTCCATGGGGGCCAAGATGGCGCGCCCGGAAAAGAAGGTCGTCCTCATCACGGGGGACGGGAGCTTTATGATGAACATTCAGGAGCTCGCCACCTCCTCCCACTACAACATCCCGGTGGTCGTAATAATAATGAACGATCATCACCTGGGGATGATCCGCCAGGTTCAGGACATCTTCTACGACGGGAAGTATATGGAGTGCGAGTTCCCCCCCAACGTGGAGTTCGTCGATGTGGCCAGGGGCATGGGACTTGACGGGGTGAAGGTTACCGATATTAAGGACGTCAGGGGGGCGATAGAAAAGGGGCTTGAGTCGGACTCGACGTTTGTGATAGATTGTATAATCGAGTCCCAGGAGAACATCCCCTATCAGTCTTACGACAACTGATCGGGCTTAATCGTTTGGTTCTTTTAGGTTTTTTTAGGGGCATAAGGGCAACGCCGTGCAGAAGATAATCTCGATATTGGTGGAGGACAAGCCGG from Candidatus Zymogenus saltonus includes these protein-coding regions:
- the ilvB gene encoding biosynthetic-type acetolactate synthase large subunit, with product MKGADILLKGLLDQGVRVLFGYPGAATLPIYDRMDDYPIRHILVRHEQAAAHMADGYARASGEVGVCLATSGPGATNLVTGIATAYLDSSPIVAITGQVERRFIGTDAFQEVDIVGITIPITKHNQHILTAAEITPALKTAFLLAKSGRPGPVLLDIPKDVMLEEAEYDPDVDVTLEGYNPIIAGHGGQIKKAATLLASAKNPVIVAGGGVIRSGATDQLIELAELLGAPVMTTLMGKSAVPQSFKYHLGMIGMHGAKVAVDTLKSADVIFAVGARFGDRAVLSYEKFTDLAKFIQIDIDPAEIEKTVKVDIPIVGDAKNVLTELIKRLKEDGSVTERKKKKPVRNLETYDSDNGMSIPAIVEILSEMGGDFIVATDVGRHQIWAAKYYNSPGLDRGGFITSGGLGTMGFGFPASMGAKMARPEKKVVLITGDGSFMMNIQELATSSHYNIPVVVIIMNDHHLGMIRQVQDIFYDGKYMECEFPPNVEFVDVARGMGLDGVKVTDIKDVRGAIEKGLESDSTFVIDCIIESQENIPYQSYDN